The Polypterus senegalus isolate Bchr_013 chromosome 1, ASM1683550v1, whole genome shotgun sequence genomic sequence caaagaaaaaaaaacctaagcTATTGTGTATTTTAAGGCTAGCTTTACTATCAAAAAAACATAACACGCAGATCCGTCCCTCACCAGTTATTACAAGTTTTTGGTAGTTTCCATTACATCTATAACCATTGCATTTTAGTATTTATGTTGCATTGTAAAGCTAAACACACACTACTAAACAGCAAATTTCAAAATGTAGCATTCTGtataataattactattattatttctttgaaaaatccACATCTTTGTTTCTATATAAGTGAACAATAAGTCACTGTTTTGGCTACCATACTATAAATGTCCTCATGAACGATAACCTATTTTTCAAAATACTGACATGCTCGTATTCATCATCCAATACACTGACAAGAAAACACGTTCAATATagtagaaatattaaaatattatagatctttgtatagattttaaaaatagatgcACAAATTAGATTTTGAAAATAGAagtacaaattaaaatttaaaaagtatctcACTCTCTTGCACTCCCTGGAAAGGTCTTCAGTTTCATGTTTTCTCTGTAATGTGAAAGGCTACACGGTATATAAATACTCAACTGCAACTTGTTCGTAAAAGGATTGTCATTCATTCATAATGATCAAAAAAGAGACTGTCTCCTCTTTGTCTAATGATTACAGCAGCCATGCCACATGGACTTAAGAAGCGGACTTCCACCTGAAATTAAACATGTTTGAGCCCGGCCAGTACATGGATTGGAGATCATCTAGttaaagcttgggttgctgctggaagaggtgttggcaaggccagcagggggACACACTCTGGTgtgtgaatgtggatcccaatgctccagtACACTGATAGGGAtagtgtgctgtaaaaatgacacTCTCCTTCAGATGAGACCTGAAATTGAGGCActggctctctgtggtcataaaagatcactGGGCATTGTTCGTAAAGAGCACAGTGTAACCTGGTGTCTGGGCTAAATGGTCCTTCTATGGCTTAGCATTTCTGGGCCCCGACTATCCCCCAACTCTAACtggctctctatctctctcaccacttcaccacccaaTTGCTAATGTGTAgcgagtgtactggcacaaaaatagctgccgtcacatcatccaggtagatgctacACAATAGtggtgttttaaattgctccccactcactgtgtaaaacactctgagtagtgagaaaaatactatacaaatgtaaagaattattgttagTGTTATGAATTATTAGAAAGCAACATAATGAGAAAACCTGACACACAACAAAGACCAGTATAATAGGAAGTCTAAACATAGGATTCTACTTCATTAAGAAAACAGTAGTACAATAAATAAGGATGTTCAAACTACCACTATGCCCATGTCACTATTTAGTTAAGAGACATTGTTCCAAAAATCTCTtccaatttatatttttaatccaGTCCAGGCCTCTATTTCAATAAGGTGACTCAGTAGACACCTCTGCTCAAAATTAAAGAGGTTTAATATCTAATATATTTTGTCAGACCAAATCATGCCTAATTTAGAGATGCACCATGCTGATCTCTTCTGCAGACCTCCTAGAGATTCTGTCTTGAATAATTAGAAGAACTGCACACAAAACTCCAAATGTAGTTGTCACTgtcacattttagattttaaccATATGGGCATTTGTTaatattaaaccattttaacaataattttataatttcacTGGCATTTTACCTATTTTTGTTGATTACATAGGAATAAGAATGTTGTGCCAAAGTAAATGCGTAAATCCTTTTCAGTTTCCTTCCCGTATGTCAGTGTTGCCcatcttgtatttttaattcatgtttttttatgtcagaaggaagcactttatAATTGTTGGCATTTTCCAACAACTTTATAGTAATTATTATTCTGAGGGCACTTTGGCATAGcttaaaacatctaaaagacAATTTAACAAGGGGCATTTTGGTAGTTTGTATATGATAGAGGCAACAACAAGATTTGTATGTCACTTTAGATTTGCATTCAAAATGAAGACTGTTTTAATCAGAAAGTGTATAATGCTTAACATTTAACTCAAAACTACATTACCTTTGACTCTGCAGTTGCAAAGCATTTTACTGAATAACAAATGTACGTCATTTCTAAACCAGAAAGATGGAGATTTTTTATATTAGTAGGATTTATAGTAGGATCATGTGACAAAATTAACCCATATGAAACATGCTATGGGTCATTTATCTCTTCTTCTAAAGCAATAACAGAACTGCATAATAACACCAATGACACCCAATTCATATTGAGAAAACTGACAGCAGTATCTTTCTTGGTTTTTAGGTGAGCCAGGACCCGTCTCTCTGCTATATAAATTGGCCAAAATGATTCCCTTATATAGCAGGGACCCTGTTTACTGTTCTTGTCTAAAACAAACCAGCTTTGCCATTTTCATGTATGTCTTAGCTAAGTAATGAGGCAGCACCTTCACACAATGCTcaggtttattttaaacaaagctACTACATATATTAGACGTTTAGGTAGCATAGTGGACCTGATTTAAACTTCTAGCCATTTAACTATATGGAATTTAGACAATCTTTATGTCTgctaagttgtgttttttttacccCAAtagtccagtttcctcccacatttaaATGCGGCACATGTTTGGTTAACTAGAGGGTGTAAACTGGCCCCATGTGAATGAAAATACCCTGCAATGGGTCCTGCCTTGTTTTTGATAATACTGGGATCGGCATTTGGCCTAAAGGgacaaaggaataaaaaaatgtcagatcAGAACATAGAAtgatatgtataaaatataataaataaaactataagCAGATGCAGTGGTCCTGCATACAAAAGTGGTGACGCAtgaataataaattgtaaaaagtgTATGATTTATTGGATCTGAGTGAGGTTGTATATAAAGGCTGATAGTGTCGGGCAAAACCTCCACAGCAGCAACGGACCCTGAAAGGCATCCTGTGACACATACAACCACAGTTTGGTCATCCAGGGATCCAAGGAGGCAGTGGTATACaggataaaaatgaaattttaattgcTACCACAATGTGTTCCCCAAACACTCCATTAGAAACAAACGGTGCAGACATCACGCATAGGTTGTTGGGAGAATGCAAGTTGCTTTGGCAAGCAATGTGTTTTTGGAGTATGGCACCAAACCTTCAAGCCAAAAACATGCTATAAATGGGGGCACGATTTCCTGGATATATCATGTTGGGTCAAACACCACTTGACAAGCATGGGCAATTGTCATCAGTGATAAGTGAAGGTGTCACAGACTATGCTATTCAAAAATGTCATCCAGAAAGCCATCCAGCATTAATTCGACATAAAGGATAAAACACTATTCAAAGACCCCAGTCCACGGCAGACTAGGTGGTTAAGCCAAACACCAGTTTAAACATAATGGGCAATGATAATAATTCAAGGATACCATGAATGGAGTGCCACTTCTGTGAGCTGTCTGCCTAAGGTCTGAGCTATAACCAAGTGATCCATGCTGGATGAATCATTTCTGCAGACGGTGGAAATCACTTACACCCTGTTTCACAATCCACCAATTCCCCCATGGTATTGTACCACCAGGCCTCCCCGTCCCATTGGGAATAATAGCCTTCCTGCAATAATCATCTCCAGCTTTGTCCAGCTCTAACATAAATTCTTCTGACGTGTGTTGGATTGTACAGGAGTGACCACTTACCCACATGAATAATAATCAAACTCACCTAAATGAATTAATGACTAAAAACATACCTGTCATTATTGGCATACTTCAGCAGAAACTTAACatggtgattttaaattttataggTGAAGCTAAACACATGGATTTCTTTGGTtgcaaaaatgaattattttaaattagaataaGGCTTTGTGCACTCTCATCCACTCCCGATATCCCAAGCATTAATACTGTCGGTCACTTTTGACACTATTTAAAACCCCTTCTTTTCCATTTCCCTGATGCCCACAACccaatttataaaatgtatttaatttcgtCATTAATATACTTCACTCAACATAGCTTGTTCACCGATCTGTTCTATCCCACGTTTACTTCCAGTTCTTTTCAGTGACTTTGAGTCTCAATTTTGCACTTACCTATATTTAATATCTACTTCAATATCCCATGCTTATGtactttggttgttttttttttttgattccgtTACCTTTTTCCTCACTTACTTTTCCAGAGATTTGTTCACCGACTTCAATCACCACTAACTTGTTTTTCCCAACACTTGCAGAAGTCTTATCAATACATTCACTTGTTAACTCCAGCAACAGTTAAAATTGACTGAATTAATTTGATCACCTGTGATGGAGGAGAGGTAGAGAATGATGTTGTACACACTTCCTGTGAGTCCTCAACACCAGGATACTCCAGGACTTCATCTCCTGCTGGGGTCCTATGAAACAGAAGAATGGTTAGACTCAATGACCAGTAGAAAAAAAACTTACAGCTCAGCATTATAATCAGAAAACAccttttccatattattctcattATATAAGACATGAGGCCAGTATTTCCAATTAAAAAGaattctttaataaaaacaaagcacaaaagatATGTATATTTCCTATCTTTACTAGGATAATACATGAACTTTTATACACCAACATGGCACACTTGTCAAAataactaccaaaaaaaaaaacacacaccagcAATTTCAATTCTATTGCCattatttcatttcatcattttaaattggtGATGAAAGCTGATGGACAAGACTATTTTcaatttgttgatttattttctaGACAAAGAATACAGAGTACCAAATAGAACACTGAAATACTTGTCCGTTTACCTGTAGGTACAGGGGTGCATTGGTCCTACAGTGACAAAGGGCCGGTCTACAAAGTGATCAACAATAATTCCCATGATTGGTGCACCACGCTCAAATTGCCTGCAACAGCATACAAGACTGTGTTACTCTGGAGAATTAGGAGAAGCCTACAGAGAGACAAGAAGGCCCGTTAGTAAACTGAATAAAAGGCAACATGCTTTAACTGAGGCTCTGTATACCACACCTTTTGTTTCTTAAGAAGATTAATAAGGTTTTGACCAATTATGTATGTAGGGAATTATGTGCCAATTCTCCAGGTATAATCATGCCATTCTCTAGTTATAATCCCATCCAGAATAACAAATCTTGCATACCGTCTCTCTTCCTCCTCtcatttgatttttataaaataccaaattgtaAAACAAATAATACCTCTAGGTTTTGTAATAATTAGATGCTATATTTGACAGATCAACAGATTACCTACAGTCCATCCGTTGGTTATCACCATGCACTTCTATTTGTACTATGCAAGCAAAGGCTCTGAACCAACTACAGTGATTCTCATTGctttacttactgtatttaaaatggaaaagttGTTTAACATTCAGACGGTCTTTACCCAAGCCTGTCAATAACCTACCCTTTGGATTTTCTTACCAGTCAACAATAGTTATGGTGGATGGACTACTGTAGAATTGCTTCCGAATGATCCCCACCTAAATGCGTGCTTCTTACACATCATTTCATGCTGGCTCACtgtagataattaaaaaaaaaaacaaacaaacaaacaaaaaaaaatcacctggtTGACATGAAGGCAAGATTAGTTCTATATGCACAGGACAAGGTGATGGTCCCAATTGGTGTCCCAACTACTCCAACCCGTACAGTTTGGAAACCTGCAGTGAATAAGACGGGACATCAAActctaaaaaaaatctaaaatgttcTTGGTTCTGATTACaggcatttttattaaatgatgATAATGGAGAGCAAAGTATCCAGACCATGATAAATGATATTGCAGAGTATGCAAAACAACAGCGTGATATTACACTGTCCATTTGATGTGATTCAACTCaataacttaattatttttttttaagttcctgTGAATTTTTAAAGGGGGCATACTGGGGGGGCCATATTGACTATTATGATTATTTGCGATGttcctgttcattttactgtGTTCATTAACATCAAATGGCTGCCAAAAATCACCCTTAACTTGAACTGCACATCTTGAAGTCAGTCGGAAACTGGACAACAATCCTGCAATAAATCACTGTAATTCACTTGTGGCAACAGTTCTACAGACTACAAAATAGTGAAATTTCTTTCAGTCCTTAAATGTGATGTGCCTTCCATGTAAAAGATGCAAATTGTTTTGAGACACAAATCTGTCACTGCCTTTCTTCTATTAAGAagttctttgaattttttaattatttattgctaAAAGTTATAGTCTATTAGTGCCCACACCCCACCCACAGCTCTAGTCAGCTATCAATGCTACCCATTTGTAAAACTGTTTTTAGGGGAAATATTGAAAGGGTAAAGATTTCTAGTAACCCATGtacaccaaaatatttttttttttttaaatgagttgaaTTTCGAATTTACTCAGAAAAAATGATAACTTTGATGTTTTAGTGTTCATATTTTGTTGTCTGTACATTTTAGACTACACCATGATTTTGTGCAAATAACTCGCAAGTGCTCACTCTCTGCTCCATGAGTGCCATAAGTACAGTAGTCATTCTTGTTAAATGCGACAGCGGACAGTGGCAACGGTCGGACATAAAAGTAAGGACTGTACCCTGTACCTGTGATAACACTACTACATACTTCAACATATCAACTACACGTCACTGTAGTTGTTGCAACTGCTAGCTGCAATATGCTAATTGGGCCATATTTTAGACATTAGTGACCTGTGCATGGATTACctacaagtaaaaaaataaatgcagtcaaCGACCATGCCAAGTCTGAGTAAATGGTTAAGAATGCTTCAGTGGTTATTTATACTAGAACATTAAACTGGACTTTAGtacacaaatgagaaaaaatattaagTACTTAAAAAAGCTGAATTTTAATATATCTAATTGATGATAAAtacatgtctctctattataataaaaaaatcttggatcgaggcgtgatcttctcggaaagacactttgacgtcccacaagagacactttaatgtcctgcaatacaaggcagtgagacaaaaggacacctgctgtacaagcttttaaacgACTGACGTGCAGTGCGACAAGCTGAACACacagaaagccagcagctgatctgaccacatctccttagcatgggtttagccccccccttcacaacccgagcagcagagacacaaagtggctggtgcatagcgcacCCCTTGGAGGTGATGGGTGAGTGAAACAAGCAGGGggctaagccccctagtatttatatatataaaaaaaaaaaaaaaaagtccactaTGTCATGCTATATATAGACTTGCATTGTTGGGCTTTACACAACTAAATTGACAAGTACTTTGCTCTCCtgtaaatagattaaaaaaaaataaataaaagctataAAGGCAGAAAAACCATACTGACCCTCACCAAGCACTGCTAGCTGTACTTCTCCAAAGTAAatcctaagaaagaaagaaagattaaaatgCATCAATACAGAAACAAAGTCTTCACATTTAGTGGAGTACATGCATGCCTTTCAGCTGTCCTCTATGTCCCATGTTTTACAGCTTGTACTTTATTACCGGCAGTCTAGGAGAGAATGATCCGATCAACTACCTTACCTGTAAAGAATAACATAGTCATGTCCCTGCTTTCTTGACAGCTTGTATGCAGGGGTAACTCGGGTAATGGCAAGCAAAGACTTGAGAAGTAAAGATAGCCTGTTGTACACTGTGTATGACACTTTGATATCTCTGTCACACCTATAAAATAAAGAAGGATGCACAAGGACAACAGTGAATTCACCATTTCTTGGTCAGTTGACTGTAATTCAAATATTGCTTTCTTTAAACTTACTTCTCATTCACCTCCAAACACCATGTTTCCAGTTCCATGGAATCACCCTACAATACAAGGAAAGATAACACCTTTAGCATCCAAAGTAATTTAACCTACTGGAAACGAGTGCTATGCATATggaagaaaattgaaaataaaatgaacataaatttAACAGTTATCACACTGCACACTAAATTAGTCAAATCTGCAATAACACACTGCTAACAAATGAAACACTGCATGTTTAAAAACCATCTCTTATACAAAACACCATGGGACTGAGCATTTTTCACATCTACATTATGTCAATGTTGctcaaattaattttctttggTGAACAGAACCAAAACCAATCACTAGTCTCTATAAACATTCATTCAGTAATATGGTACTTTGTTTGCAGAAATGTCAGTTTGAAGCGAACACCTGAAATTCAAAATGAGAACACACTGCACTGTGAAACAAACATTTCTAACCTTCGGTTAtttaatttactgtcttaatGATCTGCTATTATCAACACTAATTGAAATGAAAACTTCACTGTATTCAATATGTCAAAGCACTATGAATGGAAcatgtacagtatctcacaaaagtgagtacacctctcacatttttgtaaatattttattataacttttcATGGGataacactgaagatatgacactttgatacaatgtaaagtagtccgtgtacagcttgcatagcagtgtaaatttgctgtcccctcaaaataactcaacacatagccattaatgtctaaaccgccggcaacaaaagtaagtacacccctaagtgaaaaatgtccaaattgtgtccaattagccattttccctccccggtgtcatgtgactcgttagtgttacaaagtctcaggtgtgaatggggagcaggtgtgttaaatttggtgttatcgctctcacactctctcatactggtcactggaagttcaacatggcacctcatggcaaataATTCTcggaggatctgaaaaaaagaattgttgctctacaaaaagatggcctaggctataagaagattgtcaacaccctgaaactgagctgcagcacagtggccaagaccatacagcagtttaacaggacaggttccactcagaacaggcctcgccatggttgaccaaaagaagttgagtgcacatgctcatatccagaggttgtcttttgaaaatagacatatAAGTGCTGCCAGCATTACTGGTGggaggtcagcctgtcagtgctcagactataagccgcacactgcatcaaactggtctgcatggctgtcatcccagaaggaagcctcttctaaagatgatgcacaagaaagcccgctAACAGTTTGCTGAAAACAAATTAGGACAaaatggattactggaaccatgtcctgtggtgtGATGAGACCAAGTTAACCtttttggttcagatggtgtcaagcatgTGTGGCAGCAACCAGGTGagaagtacaaagacaagtgtgtcttgcctacagtcaagcatggtggtgggagtgttatggtttggggctgcacgAGTGCTGCTGGCGCTGGgaagctacagttcattgagggaaccatgaatgccaacatgtactgtgataTACTGAAGCAGAAACTGGGgcgcagggcagtattccaacataacgaccccaaacacacctccaagacgaccacgGCCTTGCTAAAGAAACGGAGGGTAAAgctgctggactggccaagcaggTCTCCAGAcataaaccctattgagcatctgtggggcttccacaaacggaaggtggaggagcgcaaggtctctaacatccaccagatCCGTGATGTTGTCATAGAGGAGTAGAacaggattccagtggcaacctgtgaagcgctagtgaactccatgcccaagagagttaaggcagtgctggaaaataatgatggccacacaaaatattgacacctTGAGTACAATTCggacatttttcactttggggtgtactcacttttgttgccagcggtttagacattaatggctgtgtgttgagttattttgaggggacaacaaatttacactgttatacaagctgtacaccgactactttacattgtatcaaagtgtcatatcttcagtgttgtcccatgaaaaggtataataaaatatttacaaaaatgtgagcggtgtactcacttttgtgagatactgtaaaaACAATGTCAGACGACAAGATGTTATGGAGCTCACTTGGCTGCTTCTTGTACTAGTGTCGCACAAAACATTTTTACTAATGCAGTCATCTGCTGATTTACTGCTCCATTTGGGACCAGTCATTTGGCTGTATGGTGGTTACAAAGTATAGAGGTCTTTGCAGTTGAAGCTCAGTGGGTCTGGCGTGGGGTCACCAGTATGCATACTTTAACTGCCAGCACTAGCAACACAAACCGGTATTCAAGTGTCGATGATCAAACACTTTTGAACTGCAGCTCACTAACCCTCCTGCACACAAGTTTGGAAGTGCCACATAGATGTGCTCCCGAAACTCCAAAGGGGAACTGCTTATCGTTCATATGTCGGTGCTTCTCAGCTATCAATACTTCATAAGAGAATGCTCATGTTGGGCAGTGGAAGGGATTGCTGCTTCATAGTTCCAACAGACACCAATTATGTGGATTTTATCTATGTCTGCATAGATTTTTACCTGAGGTGTTCCTCCACATTCCACAGAAGTTACATTTTATGTTGTTAACAGACTGCTCTAAACTACACCATTTGCATGAGCACAAAGCAGAGGAAAAGAGTCCCCTCTTTGTGAATGgcacaaaaatccagaaaaaccaaattacacagtATGTCAGTATGGCATGCATAGTGTGGCAACCCACAGGCATATATGTTAGTAATTAGGGGAGAAACCCCTCAGTTTGTATCCTGGAggttattatattttatactgaGAGTTGCCTACATTTTACTATGCTGCCAAGTTATAACAAATGTTGTtcagagatttttcaggtaatgaAGACAGCAGTTTCAAGGTAGGGTAGTTATGCTTCCCATTCACAATGTTGACACGTAGATTTGTGTATGCAAATGGATTTCACTTTACTCTATACACATGACAACaatgattttataaatatatacacctaTTAACTCTAACCAAACTTTCAGGGGAGACACTGGGAAATGAAATCAACCCCCTTTGGAAGGAATTGTTATCCAGTATCTTCAtcccaaaattcaaaaataagtaTGTTTAAATATTATAGTATACTGGGGCAGCCTGGTGGTTACCCTGTGCCTGCATGAGTTTTCCCTCCAGGTACTTTGATCTTCCTCCCACAACTCAAATGTGTGCACACTGGGATGACAGTTTCAATAAACTGCCCCTGTAAGTAAGTGTGCGCTCTGCTCTGACCGATAGCACACTGTCTAGGGTTGGTTTCCACCTTGCTCCCATTGCTGTGAAGAAAATTTCAAGGTCCCTAAACTCTAAATGTGTATTCATGGATCAGAAAATTAGCAATAAAGAAATttaactggaaaaaagaaaaatctcttgTTTATTTAACTGCAGATTACGTACCTCTGAAGTTTTAAGAGAGACTTCCACACACATTGACCTTCCAATGCCAGGCAGCTGACCAGACAGCGCTTTTTTGGCTTCATGGGTCACTTCTGGGATATCTTTTATTGCTAAAttgaactaagaaaaaaaaatgtaaaagttacaaTTAAACTATATGTTACAGAAAGTTATagtgctaaataataataataataataaggtaataatgaattacatttatattgcgcttttcttgctactcaagagagctttacatagacagagtgGAACCACTTCCACCACCCCTCATGTGTAGCacatggatgatgtgatggcagattttattacaccagtatatttaccacacattagctattaggtagtgAAGGGGTGTGAGAAATAGCAGATTAaaagacagaggatgattagggggcagAATAGATGAGGCTGTGATGGCCAATTTAGCCATAACATCaggataaaccctactcttttcaaaagatgcccatagagagtcaggacctctgttttacatctcatccaaaggatggcaccacatttacagcatagtgtcccagtcactgcactggggcattaggatctACATACAGACCACATGATAAGTGCCactgttggcctcaccaacacctcttccataCATGTACGATCATTTAATAACCTGGATTTATTACGTGTAAAACCATGTGAATTCCTGCAGCAGTTCTGCTTACCCAGTCTGATCCTGTGGGGGAGGAAGATGACCTGGTACAAATCTTCTCTCCAAGTCGAGCCTGAACAATGACCTGTACAGTCTGATAAAAAGAGAAACATAAAATGGACAGAATAGGTAACATGGTGCAGTATTCCATGGTTTATCTAAGGAAGCAAGTTTCCCTGATCATACTACTGGGTATTTAGCTTCTCATCTACTCAGTTTTGATCCCACTTATGTCAGTCATTGAGAGCCAAAGCCCATACTGGCATCAACCAACGCTGGAGAGGGCACCAGCCATTGTAGAGAACAGTCAGTCACACTGAGCTAATGTAGAGGTGTCTAACAATCAATTAAAATACTATAATCTATCTAACATGTATACAAGGGAGGTATTCCAATAAATAGAATATTACCTTTAGAGCAAAAAACTTGATAAATTTGTCCAGGTCCTTCCTATCCTGCAGATTTAGATCAGCCTCCATAGTGGATGGAAaccttaaaataataaacaaaagagaagGGCTCAGATCCTGTGTTAGTGACATCATTCGTCAAAAGTGTCAATAAGAGGTACTGAAGCTTGGAAACTGAACTGTGCC encodes the following:
- the atg13 gene encoding autophagy-related protein 13 isoform X2, whose protein sequence is MEADLNLQDRKDLDKFIKFFALKTVQVIVQARLGEKICTRSSSSPTGSDWFNLAIKDIPEVTHEAKKALSGQLPGIGRSMCVEVSLKTSEGDSMELETWCLEVNEKCDRDIKVSYTVYNRLSLLLKSLLAITRVTPAYKLSRKQGHDYVILYRIYFGEVQLAVLGEGFQTVRVGVVGTPIGTITLSCAYRTNLAFMSTRQFERGAPIMGIIVDHFVDRPFVTVGPMHPCTYRTPAGDEVLEYPGVEDSQEVCTTSFSTSPPSQLCSSRLSYQPPTLGSTDLLCPAVLNATHLHQIVNQGKDGGVPLGPVQLPHGTPADHGKISTCNTADTTQHVPATPSSSGEETEAMTRSNDTKSSSPTDALEATFIRKVGALVNKPTTQVTTASLDLPFAAFAPKKFDLEENDIMLHPNDSPPPASPLQGSLHSDGSSGSSGQTQDDFVMVDFKPAFSKDDLLPMDLGTFYREFQNPPQLSSLSVDVSAQSMAEDLDSLPEKLALYEKNIDEFDAFVDTLQ
- the atg13 gene encoding autophagy-related protein 13 isoform X3; translated protein: MEADLNLQDRKDLDKFIKFFALKTVQVIVQARLGEKICTRSSSSPTGSDWFNLAIKDIPEVTHEAKKALSGQLPGIGRSMCVEVSLKTSEGDSMELETWCLEVNEKCDRDIKVSYTVYNRLSLLLKSLLAITRVTPAYKLSRKQGHDYVILYRIYFGEVQLAVLGEGFQTVRVGVVGTPIGTITLSCAYRTNLAFMSTRQFERGAPIMGIIVDHFVDRPFVTVGPMHPCTYRTPAGDEVLEYPGVEDSQEVCTTSFSTSPPSQIVNQGKDGGVPLGPVQLPHGTPADHGKISTCNTADTTQHVPATPSSSGEETEAMTRSNDTKSSSPTDALEATFIRKVGALVNKPTTQVTTASLDLPFAAFAPKKFDLEENDIMLHPNDSPPPASPLQGSLHSDGSSGSSGQTQDDFVMVDFKPAFSKDDLLPMDLGTFYREFQNPPQLSSLSVDVSAQSMAEDLDSLPEKLALYEKNIDEFDAFVDTLQ